The following are from one region of the Actinoplanes sp. L3-i22 genome:
- a CDS encoding ABC transporter substrate-binding protein yields MRRRLIAGLALAMVASTVAACGSDKDSGGSGTSSGGVDNVTVGVIPIIDVAPIYLGQSKGFFKTRNIELKLEAGQGGAAIVPGVVSNQFQFGFSNLTSLMIAQTKNVPIKAIAAGVSTTGEQKKDFGALVVKAGSPIKTAKDLVGKKVSVNTLKNIGDTATRNSVRLAGGDDKKVNFVEMPFPNMQAALEKGDIDSAWVVEPQLSAIKAAGGTEIASTFVDIDPKLTIAAYFTSQKLIADNPDLVKRFTDAINESLTYADGHPDEVRQILTTYTKIDDKTRAAVILPKWPIEINKASVQKVADLGTQDGIFSSAPDLGKLLP; encoded by the coding sequence ATGCGGCGGCGTTTGATCGCAGGCCTGGCGCTGGCGATGGTTGCCAGCACGGTCGCGGCCTGCGGCTCGGATAAGGACTCAGGCGGCTCCGGCACCTCGTCCGGCGGGGTGGACAACGTCACGGTCGGTGTCATCCCGATCATCGACGTCGCCCCGATCTACCTGGGCCAGTCGAAGGGCTTCTTCAAGACCCGGAACATCGAGCTCAAGCTCGAAGCCGGTCAGGGCGGCGCGGCGATCGTGCCCGGCGTGGTCAGCAACCAGTTCCAGTTCGGGTTCTCCAACCTGACCTCGCTGATGATCGCGCAGACCAAGAACGTGCCGATCAAGGCGATCGCGGCCGGCGTCTCGACGACCGGCGAGCAGAAGAAGGACTTCGGCGCGCTCGTGGTCAAGGCCGGCAGCCCGATCAAGACCGCCAAGGACCTGGTCGGCAAGAAGGTCTCGGTCAACACCCTGAAGAACATCGGTGACACCGCGACCCGCAACTCGGTGCGCCTGGCCGGCGGCGACGACAAGAAGGTCAACTTCGTCGAGATGCCGTTCCCGAACATGCAGGCCGCGCTGGAGAAGGGCGACATCGACTCCGCGTGGGTCGTCGAGCCGCAGCTCTCCGCGATCAAGGCGGCCGGTGGCACGGAGATCGCCTCGACCTTCGTGGACATCGACCCGAAGCTGACCATCGCGGCGTACTTCACCTCGCAGAAGCTGATCGCCGACAACCCCGACCTGGTCAAGCGCTTCACCGACGCGATCAACGAGTCGCTGACGTACGCCGACGGGCACCCGGACGAGGTGCGGCAGATCCTGACCACCTACACGAAGATCGACGACAAGACGCGCGCCGCCGTGATCCTGCCGAAGTGGCCCAT
- a CDS encoding IclR family transcriptional regulator C-terminal domain-containing protein: MTREPYYVQSLERGLAVIRAFDAEHRELTLSDVARQCGLTRAAARRFLLTLTDLGYVRSDGRLFSLTPRVLELGYAFLGGLTLPEVAEPHMERLVAEVRESCSLSVLDGADIVYVSRVPTSRIMRVAINVGTRFPAYATSMGRVLLAALPAAELDAYLERAKLEPLTDRTICAPEPLRAELRRVRADGHSIVDQELEEGLRAIAAPIRDRSGAAAGALNISVHAARATVDTIRERLLPPLLTAVAAIEADLRIAAPRRPGQP, encoded by the coding sequence ATGACGCGGGAACCGTACTACGTTCAGTCGCTGGAGCGAGGACTGGCGGTGATCCGTGCATTTGACGCGGAACACCGCGAACTGACCCTCAGCGACGTCGCCCGGCAGTGCGGTCTGACCCGTGCCGCGGCCCGCCGGTTCCTGCTCACGCTGACCGATCTCGGCTACGTCCGGAGCGACGGCCGGCTGTTCTCGCTGACCCCCCGGGTGCTGGAGCTGGGGTATGCGTTCCTCGGCGGCCTGACCCTGCCCGAGGTGGCCGAACCGCACATGGAACGCCTGGTCGCCGAGGTGCGCGAATCGTGCTCGCTGTCCGTTCTCGACGGTGCCGACATCGTCTACGTGAGCCGGGTGCCGACCAGCCGGATCATGCGCGTGGCGATCAACGTGGGGACCCGGTTCCCGGCGTACGCGACGTCGATGGGCCGGGTGCTGCTGGCCGCGCTGCCGGCCGCGGAACTGGACGCATACCTGGAGCGGGCCAAGCTGGAGCCGCTCACCGACCGGACCATCTGCGCGCCCGAGCCGCTGCGGGCCGAGTTGCGGCGGGTCCGGGCGGACGGGCACTCGATCGTCGACCAGGAGCTGGAGGAGGGGTTGCGGGCGATCGCCGCGCCGATCCGGGACCGGTCCGGGGCGGCGGCCGGCGCGCTGAACATCTCCGTGCACGCGGCCCGGGCGACCGTCGACACGATCCGGGAACGCCTGCTCCCGCCGCTGCTGACCGCGGTCGCGGCGATCGAGGCGGACCTGCGGATCGCGGCGCCGCGACGTCCCGGGCAGCCGTGA